In Lagenorhynchus albirostris chromosome 1, mLagAlb1.1, whole genome shotgun sequence, the sequence ACTTTATTTTACATAAGAGCTAGGCAGTGAAATCAAATATAAATACGTGATAAATATTAAACACTTATTTAAAATCTCTCACTAAATTACTCTATTATACCATAGGGATAAAATCTGCTTTCTTTTGAAACCAACCTCATCTGTCAAAGCAGCTAAAACATTAAGGTGATAAACAGTTATCTTAGCTTGAAAATACATGTTATTATATGATTATTAAAGTTCAGACAGAAAGTATTAAACCATGACTCAAAAGTTAATACCAGTTTTGGCAATGATACTTCTGGACTCCCCCATAAGTGGCTTCAGCTCCGATTCCTTCTTAGAAGGTTCAGAGGATGGAAAAGCAGATGATAAAAAATCCATGAAGGACAGTAAAGCTTCCAAATGAAGAACTAAGTTTAAGGATGAAAATGAAACCTAAGATAATGAACAATTAGAGAGGCAGATTTCAGATATGGAAACATTTTTATGTCAAACCTCAACATATACAAGTAGCACAAGAATAGTTCAACTAAGGACTTCTTTTTTGAGAAAGAACTCACTATTACTTTGTTAACCAGACAATAAACCAACACTGCCCACTCCCACACCCAACAACAATTCTAACCTCAAAGGAACTTGATAGGCTTTAAGTAAAGATACAAGAAGTATTATCAGCCTTAGGTTGGTCGGTCCCCTTACAGATGGTCCCAAGACAGACTATGCATGCTCAAATGGATGGTGACCACTGTCTGTACTGAGCCATACTTTTAGCCTTACCCTTAATTTTTTCCTAATCCTAAAGCCAATTCATTCAAATGTTTAATGCTTCCATCAACACTACGCCAAATAACCATAGTGAacaaaatttccttaaaaaatatttcatttgtgtaCAACAAGGAATCATTAATTTATATCTGGGAAACAAGGAGTCTTTTAGGAAATCAAATCAacttttgtaataactttatttcaacTCTCCATCCATTTCTTTTATCTACAAAATTAAACCTATTATTATTACCACGCTTATTCTAATTTTAGGGCTCACAATCTCACAACTGAAGATGGCTTTGAAGCTAGATTTAATCATTACTATAATCTAACCTTATAGTGAATTAGAAAAGATTTACCTGAAGTCTTTGTTTGGTACTATCATGGATGGTTTTAAATTCTGGTCCATCACTGTCCGCCTACAAATAATGGAGGATAAAGCCACTGGGTTGCAAACACTAAAAATTCAcacactgaaaaaatatatatatattctttactttTCAAAGTATGCTATGAAAACACTATAAACATATTTCTTAAAGGCAAAGAAGAACATGCCAAAAACATGACCACATAAGCATTTCTTATATTCTACAGAAGCAAAAACCCGAACTCCTTATCCTACCTGGGAGGAAATGCTAAAGGTAGGGGAAACTGTCAGTGTATCTAGATTATAATAGATTTTGCTTCAAATTACAATGGAACTTTGTATACATCTACTTATTCAAAAACATAGGATTAACTCAGAAGTTTACTGAAATTATCCAGGATTGTCAGATGCTTGCATAAATCACTATAATTAACCAGTTTTAGGATGAAAAATTTTAGGGGAGAAAACCAAGATATTATATACAGGGGGATGACATAATttcatatatgcaaatattaaagAATCCTAGAAATGAAACTACCTTTTTCAATAACATTTTCAGAAGGGGTTCATCTGTTACATTAGAAGAGTTAATAATGTGAAGAGGTTCTCCTTTAgagtctaaaagagaaaaaagagagggtaGATTCATTATTAAGTCGTTTAgacatttcaaatgtatttaaaaatagacCAGCCAGTTACACAAATAtacgtttgtcaaaactcagagtTGGGGGACTTCCGTGTTGGCGGGATTCTGAACGCTGCCATGGCTCAGACCGTGCAGAACGTTACATTGTCGCTCACTCTGCCCATCACGTGCCACATCTGCTTGGGGAAGGTACGCCAGCCTGTTATATGCGTCAACAACCATGTATTTTGTTCAATTTGTATCGATTTGTGGTTGAAGAATAATAGCCAATGTCCAGCCTGCAGAGTCCCCATCACTCCTGAAAATCCTTGCAAAGAGATTATTGGAGGAACAAGTGAAAGTGAACCTATACTGAGCCATACAGTCAGGAAGCACCTTCGGAAAACTAGACTTGAATTACTCCACAAAGAATATGAGGATGAAATAGATTGTCTACAGAAAGAGGTAGAAGACCTTAAGAGTAAAAATCTCAGCTTGGAGTCACAGATCAAGACTATTCTGGATCCTTTAACCTTGATGCAGGGCAACCAAAATGAAGACAAACATCCAGTTGCAGATAATCCAAGTAAAATTGACCCAGAAACTGTAGCAGAGTGGAAGAAAAAACTTAGAACAGCTAGCGAAATCTACGAAAAAGTGAAAGATGATGTGGAAAAGTTGAAGGAggcaaataaaaaattgaaattggaaAATGGTGGCCTGGTGAGGGAGAATTTACGACTGAAAGCTGAAGTTGATAACAGATCACCCCAGAAGTTTGGAAGGTTTACAGTAGCTGCTCTTCAGTCCAAAGTAGAACAGTATGAACGTGAAACCAATCGCCTCAAGAAAGCCCTGGAACGAAGTGATAAATATATAGAGGAACTAGAATCTCAAATTACACAGCTAAAAAATTCAAGTGATGAGAAGGAAGCTATGAATTCCATTTGCCAGAGAGCACTTTCTACAGATGGCAAGGGGAGCAAAGGCACCGAGGAGGATATGGCGTCCAAGAATCAAGGTGATGGTGCCAGAAAGCAGCTTGGCTCATCAACCTTGAATTCACACCTGGCAAAACCTTCTAGCAGTTCTGTCAGACAGGAAAGCACCAGCAAAACAGAACCAAATTGTTCTAAGAACAAAGACTTATATCACAAACGGGTGGAAATAATGTTAGATGTGACAGATACAAGTATGGATACttatttggaaagagaatggGGTAATAAGCCAAGTGATTGTGTATCCTACAAAGATGAAGAACTCTATGATCTTCCAGCTCCCTGTACTCCTTTGTCCCTTAGTTGCCTTCAGCTCAATACGCCAGAAAATAGAGAGAGCTCTGTGGTCAAAGCGGGAGGTTCCAGAAAGCACTCAAACCATCTCAGAAAACTGGTGTTTGATGATTTTTGTGATTCTCCGAATGTTTGTAATAAAGATTCTTCAGAAGATGATAGAAGTGAAAGTGAGAAGAAATCAGAATGTTTTACTTCCCCAAAGACAGGGTTTTGGGATTGTTGTTCCACGAGCTATGACCCCAGCTTGGATTTTGAAAGCTCAGAAGAGAACACGATAGCAAATTGTGTTGGAGAAATTTCTTCAAAATTGAGTGAGAAATCAGGCTCATGTTTATCCAAGAGACTGAATTCTCTCCGCTCCTTTGAAATGAATCGGACAAGAACATCCAGCGAAGCATCAATGGATGCGGCTTACCTTGACAAAATCTTGGAGTTGGATTCAATGATGTCAGAGTCAGACAACAGCAAGAGCCCTTGTAATAACGGTTTTAAGTCATTGGATTTGGATGGCTTAGCAAAGTCATCTCAAGGCAGTGAATTCCTTGAGGAACCAGATAAGCTGGAAGAAAGAACTAAACCAAACCTTTCTAAAGGTTCTCTAACTACTGATCagttagaaaatggaaatgaatggaaacccaattctttttttctcctctctccatctGACCAGGAAATGAATGAGGATTTTTCACTCCATCCCAGTTCTAACCCAGGAACCAATGAAATCAAACCCCCAAGCTGTTTGTTTCAGACTGAGTTTTCCCAGGGTGTTTTGTTAAGCAGTTCACACAGGCTATTTGAAGATCAAATGTTTGGGTCATCTTTGTTTAAGATGTCCTCAGAGATGCATGGTCTTCATAACCACCTTCAGTCTCCTTGGTCTGCTTCCTTTGTGCccgaaaagaggaataaaaatgtgaatcaatcaacaaaaagaaaaatccagagcAGCCTTTCCAATGCCAGCCCATCAAAAGCAACTAAAAGTTGACTCATTAGAAAGGTGTCATTTATGTTTTTGTCCTGAGAGGAATATAAGATTTCAAAGTTAGTTTTTTCCGCTCATAAAAGCTCTATACCATTTTGAACTGATAATCTTTCGTCAGGTGTCAAGTCAGAATGGTGGATTAGCCTGTACCCAGGATACTTTTGTTCACTTTGAAGAGTTttagtctttttcattttcatttggggATCTTTTTGACCAGAAAAGGTAGGGTGAgagtttctttttaatgaatattatacGTATCTGGTTTgggtatattttgttttcttgaagCCTCAGTTATCTTTAGAacttggattttttaaataaaactttcggTGTTGTCCACACACTGCTCATAAGACACTTGAGTTTCTTTAAAGCTTTTCCTAGGGTGGAAATTATTTTGCCTGcctctttttatttatgtttagtgATAGCCTAACTTTTATTCAAGGCCATGATGGAGAAATAGCACTCGAACCTTAGTCCAATACtcgtctacttttttttttaagttttatgtatatgtttgcatttttaacattGGGTTCTGTCCAGTTTTTGTGAAAATGTGTTGCTAGtatgaaagaatacattttctaTATGAAAATACTTGTTTTATGTCAGGTAGCTTTCATTCActcatctttttgtgtgtgttgaaaaTCAGAAATTGAGCCTACTTTAGCAAGAAGTCATGGAACAGTTGTGTTTGGAGGAGCCTAAACATGGTAGCTTCATCGTTTCAGATATACAGGTGCAGGAGCACTCATTGCCAAGTTCTTGATCCACTTATGTCCCAGGGGAACTTTCTTTGGAGTGGTAAAGTTCTTGTTTGCATGTTACTGTTCTTCATGGAAACCGTATGCATGGTAGCATTCTTGCTTGCACTGTTTTCCTTacttaagaaaaagaagtttCAGTTGGCTAAAAGATTATCTGTTATGTAGGCCCCAAAAAACTTTTTCATGAAGAGTGTAAAGGGGGTGAGAATAGGTGAGCTAAGCacaatttttaatttagattCTGAAAAGGTATATTATTCTCAACATGTTTGGTATGCCCATATAGGCCTTTAAAAATGGTTTGTATGTTAATGACTTGTTTATCTAATGTGCACTGAACATTTTACATTAATACTGTACTGTTTTACAGTAATACTGCATGCTTTTCTATGTGAATTGAATAAAGGATGTCAGaagcactgtaaaaaaaaaaaactcagagttGTACGCTAAAAAGGGTgaatttactgtatataaatcgtatctcaataaagctggctttgaaaaaaaaattaaagaaactccaaaaaacacaaaaaaaacagcACTGGCCAATTATAAACGCTATAACATTTGGTACTACTGGTATTACTTATTTGAACAAAT encodes:
- the LOC132531600 gene encoding ORC ubiquitin ligase 1-like, with the protein product MAQTVQNVTLSLTLPITCHICLGKVRQPVICVNNHVFCSICIDLWLKNNSQCPACRVPITPENPCKEIIGGTSESEPILSHTVRKHLRKTRLELLHKEYEDEIDCLQKEVEDLKSKNLSLESQIKTILDPLTLMQGNQNEDKHPVADNPSKIDPETVAEWKKKLRTASEIYEKVKDDVEKLKEANKKLKLENGGLVRENLRLKAEVDNRSPQKFGRFTVAALQSKVEQYERETNRLKKALERSDKYIEELESQITQLKNSSDEKEAMNSICQRALSTDGKGSKGTEEDMASKNQGDGARKQLGSSTLNSHLAKPSSSSVRQESTSKTEPNCSKNKDLYHKRVEIMLDVTDTSMDTYLEREWGNKPSDCVSYKDEELYDLPAPCTPLSLSCLQLNTPENRESSVVKAGGSRKHSNHLRKLVFDDFCDSPNVCNKDSSEDDRSESEKKSECFTSPKTGFWDCCSTSYDPSLDFESSEENTIANCVGEISSKLSEKSGSCLSKRLNSLRSFEMNRTRTSSEASMDAAYLDKILELDSMMSESDNSKSPCNNGFKSLDLDGLAKSSQGSEFLEEPDKLEERTKPNLSKGSLTTDQLENGNEWKPNSFFLLSPSDQEMNEDFSLHPSSNPGTNEIKPPSCLFQTEFSQGVLLSSSHRLFEDQMFGSSLFKMSSEMHGLHNHLQSPWSASFVPEKRNKNVNQSTKRKIQSSLSNASPSKATKS